Proteins from one Shewanella pealeana ATCC 700345 genomic window:
- the aceF gene encoding pyruvate dehydrogenase complex dihydrolipoyllysine-residue acetyltransferase, with product MTIEINVPDIGADEVEVTEILVSVGDKVEEEQSLISVEGDKAAMEVPASAAGIVKEIKVVVGDKVSTDSLIMIFESEGAASAPAAVEAAPVAAPAAPAAAAAAELKEVHVPDIGDDEVEVTEILVTVGDSITEEQSLMSVEGDKASMEVPAPFAGVLKEIKVNLGDKVSTGSLVMVFEVAGSAAAQAPAAAAVAAQVASAPSVQDVNVPDIGGDEVEVTEIMVKVGDTVTEEQSLISVEGDKAAMEVPAPFAGKVLDIKVAQGDKVSTGSLIMTFEVAGSAPVAAPAQVAAPTVAPTASQAPAAKEDFVENHAYAHASPVIRRMARELGVNLANVKGTGRKNRIIKEDVQNYIKAVIKQVESGAVKTAAAGGELNLLAWPKVDFSKFGETEVKPLSRIQKISGANLHRNWVKIPHVTQWDDADITELEAFRKAQNAAEAKKDSGMKITPLVFIMKAVAKALEAFPTFNSSLSEDGESLILKKYVNVGIAVDTPNGLVVPVFKDVNKKGIHELSDELKEISKKARGGKLTAADMQGGCFTISSLGGIGGTAFTPIVNAPEVAILGVSKSDMKPVWNGKEFEPRLMLPLSLSYDHRVIDGADGARFITYLNNCLSDIRTLVL from the coding sequence ATGACAATCGAAATTAATGTACCAGATATCGGTGCGGATGAGGTTGAAGTAACAGAGATCCTTGTTAGCGTAGGCGACAAGGTTGAAGAAGAGCAATCGCTTATCTCTGTTGAAGGCGATAAAGCTGCGATGGAAGTTCCGGCTTCTGCAGCGGGTATTGTTAAAGAAATTAAAGTAGTAGTAGGTGATAAAGTGTCTACCGATTCATTGATTATGATCTTTGAATCTGAAGGCGCAGCGTCTGCTCCAGCAGCTGTCGAGGCTGCACCTGTTGCGGCTCCTGCTGCACCAGCTGCGGCAGCTGCGGCAGAGCTAAAAGAAGTTCACGTCCCAGATATTGGTGACGACGAAGTTGAAGTGACTGAAATTTTAGTGACTGTTGGCGACAGCATCACTGAAGAGCAATCGCTAATGAGCGTTGAAGGTGACAAAGCTTCTATGGAAGTACCTGCACCATTCGCTGGTGTGCTGAAAGAGATAAAAGTGAACCTTGGTGACAAGGTTTCTACAGGTAGCCTAGTGATGGTATTTGAAGTAGCTGGTTCTGCAGCGGCTCAAGCACCTGCTGCGGCAGCCGTTGCTGCTCAAGTAGCATCTGCGCCATCAGTGCAAGATGTCAACGTACCAGATATTGGCGGTGATGAAGTTGAAGTGACTGAAATCATGGTTAAAGTTGGCGACACTGTTACCGAAGAGCAATCACTTATCAGCGTTGAAGGTGATAAGGCTGCGATGGAAGTGCCTGCACCGTTTGCTGGTAAAGTGTTAGACATTAAAGTGGCTCAAGGCGATAAAGTATCGACAGGCTCTTTGATTATGACTTTTGAAGTTGCAGGTAGCGCACCTGTTGCTGCACCTGCACAAGTTGCAGCGCCAACAGTTGCTCCTACTGCGAGCCAAGCACCAGCAGCGAAAGAAGATTTTGTAGAGAATCATGCATACGCTCATGCTTCACCGGTTATCCGCCGTATGGCACGTGAACTAGGCGTTAACCTAGCTAACGTTAAGGGTACAGGTCGTAAGAACCGTATCATTAAAGAAGATGTTCAAAACTACATCAAAGCGGTGATTAAGCAAGTTGAGTCAGGCGCAGTTAAAACAGCCGCTGCTGGTGGCGAGCTAAACCTACTTGCATGGCCAAAAGTGGACTTCAGCAAGTTTGGTGAAACAGAAGTTAAACCGTTATCACGTATTCAGAAGATTTCTGGTGCTAATCTACACCGTAACTGGGTGAAGATCCCGCATGTTACCCAGTGGGATGACGCAGATATCACTGAACTAGAAGCTTTCCGTAAGGCGCAAAATGCTGCCGAAGCGAAGAAAGACTCTGGCATGAAGATTACGCCGCTTGTGTTCATCATGAAGGCTGTTGCTAAAGCGCTAGAAGCGTTCCCAACCTTTAACTCTTCACTGTCAGAAGACGGCGAAAGCTTAATTTTGAAGAAGTACGTTAACGTAGGTATTGCAGTAGATACACCAAACGGTTTAGTTGTTCCTGTGTTTAAAGACGTGAACAAGAAAGGCATTCATGAGCTTTCTGATGAGCTGAAAGAGATCTCTAAGAAAGCCCGTGGTGGTAAGTTAACTGCTGCAGATATGCAAGGCGGTTGCTTCACTATCTCTAGCTTAGGTGGCATCGGCGGTACGGCATTTACGCCAATCGTTAACGCACCAGAAGTGGCTATTCTTGGTGTGTCTAAGTCAGACATGAAGCCTGTTTGGAATGGTAAAGAGTTTGAGCCGCGCTTAATGTTGCCGCTATCACTGTCTTATGATCATCGAGTGATTGATGGTGCCGATGGTGCGCGCTTTATCACGTACTTGAATAACTGCTTGTCAGACATTCGTACCTTAGTGCTATAA
- the aceE gene encoding pyruvate dehydrogenase (acetyl-transferring), homodimeric type: MSEHMLNDIDPLETNEWLSALESVVREEGVERAQYLLEQVLDKARLDGVDMATGITTNYINTIPTSQEPAYPGNTTIERRIRSIIRWNAIMIVLRASKKDLDLGGHMASYQSAASFYEMCFNHFFRAPNEVDGGDLVYYQGHISPGIYSRAFLEGRLTADQLDNFRQEVDGKGIPSYPHPKLMPEFWQFPTVSMGLGPMSAIYQARFLKYLDGRGLKDTSAQRVYAFLGDGEMDEPESRGAISFASREKLDNLCFLINCNLQRLDGPVMGNGKIIQELEGLFRGAGWNVVKVIWGNNWDALIAKDTTGKLLQLMNETIDGDYQTFKSKDGAYVREHFFGKYPETAALVSDMTDAEIFALKRGGHEPSKLFAAFKNAQETKGKPTVILAKTVKGYGMGDAAEGKNIAHGVKKMDMTHVLQLRNRLGLGDLLSDEKVSELPYLTLEEGSEEYKYLHARRDALHGYTPQRLPNFTQPLELPVVEEFSSLLVEQKREISTTMAFVRTLNILLKNKGIGKNIVPIIADEARTFGMEGLFRQIGIYNPHGQEYTPEDRSVVSYYKEATSGQVLQEGINELGAMSSWVAAATSYSTNDLPMIPFYIYYSMFGFQRVGDMAWMAGDQQARGFLLGATAGRTTLNGEGLQHEDGHSHVQANTIPNCISYDPTFAYELAVIMQDGIRRMYGEQENVFYYLTLMNENYAMPAMPEGSEEGIRKGIYKLESYKGSNKVQLMSSGTIMNEVRKAAQILSEEYDVASDVYSVTSFNELTREGQDVERFNMLHPEAEQKTAYITQVMGTEPAIAATDYMKNYAEQVRAFMPSESFKVLGTDGFGRSDSRENLRRHFEVNAGYVVVAALNELAKRGDIEKSVVAAAITKFNIDADKTNPLYA; encoded by the coding sequence ATGTCTGAACATATGCTAAATGACATCGATCCACTAGAAACTAATGAGTGGTTGTCTGCTCTAGAATCAGTTGTACGCGAAGAAGGCGTTGAGCGCGCTCAATACCTACTTGAGCAAGTACTTGATAAGGCTCGTCTAGACGGTGTCGATATGGCAACGGGGATTACGACCAACTATATCAACACCATTCCTACGAGCCAAGAGCCAGCATATCCTGGTAATACAACTATTGAGCGCCGTATTCGTTCAATTATTCGTTGGAACGCAATCATGATCGTCCTACGTGCATCTAAGAAAGACTTAGATCTCGGTGGTCATATGGCGTCTTACCAATCTGCTGCATCATTTTATGAAATGTGTTTTAACCATTTCTTCCGTGCACCAAACGAAGTAGATGGTGGTGATTTAGTTTACTATCAGGGTCATATATCTCCAGGTATCTACTCGCGCGCATTTCTTGAAGGTCGTTTAACTGCCGATCAGTTAGATAACTTCCGTCAAGAAGTTGATGGTAAAGGTATTCCTTCATACCCACATCCAAAGTTAATGCCTGAGTTCTGGCAGTTCCCGACTGTATCTATGGGTCTAGGCCCAATGTCTGCTATTTACCAAGCCCGTTTCCTTAAGTACCTAGATGGCCGTGGTCTAAAAGATACCTCTGCACAGCGAGTATACGCCTTCTTAGGTGACGGTGAGATGGATGAGCCAGAATCTCGCGGTGCTATCTCTTTCGCATCACGTGAAAAGCTAGATAACCTATGTTTCTTGATTAACTGTAACCTACAGCGTCTTGATGGCCCAGTTATGGGTAACGGTAAGATCATTCAAGAGCTTGAAGGTCTATTTAGAGGCGCTGGCTGGAACGTAGTTAAAGTGATCTGGGGCAATAACTGGGATGCACTGATTGCCAAAGATACTACTGGTAAGCTGCTACAGCTTATGAACGAAACCATTGACGGTGACTACCAGACATTTAAGTCCAAAGATGGCGCTTATGTACGTGAGCACTTCTTTGGTAAGTACCCAGAAACAGCTGCACTTGTATCTGATATGACAGATGCAGAGATCTTCGCGCTTAAGCGCGGTGGTCATGAGCCTTCTAAATTGTTTGCAGCATTTAAAAATGCGCAAGAAACTAAAGGCAAGCCAACAGTTATCTTAGCTAAAACTGTAAAAGGTTATGGCATGGGCGATGCTGCTGAAGGCAAGAACATCGCTCACGGCGTGAAGAAGATGGATATGACCCATGTACTTCAGTTGCGTAACCGTCTTGGTCTTGGCGACTTGCTTAGCGATGAAAAAGTGTCAGAGTTGCCTTACCTAACGCTTGAAGAAGGTTCTGAAGAGTACAAGTATTTGCACGCTCGTCGTGATGCGCTACATGGTTATACACCACAGCGTCTACCTAACTTTACTCAGCCACTTGAACTACCAGTTGTTGAAGAGTTCAGTTCTTTGCTTGTTGAGCAAAAGCGTGAAATCTCAACCACTATGGCATTTGTTCGTACCCTGAACATCCTGCTTAAGAACAAAGGCATTGGTAAGAACATCGTTCCTATTATTGCTGACGAAGCACGTACTTTCGGTATGGAAGGTCTGTTCCGTCAAATTGGTATTTACAACCCGCATGGTCAGGAATACACGCCTGAAGATCGCAGTGTTGTGTCGTACTATAAAGAAGCGACTTCTGGTCAAGTATTGCAGGAAGGTATCAACGAGTTAGGTGCTATGTCTTCATGGGTTGCTGCGGCAACGTCATACAGCACTAACGATCTACCTATGATCCCGTTCTACATCTACTACTCTATGTTTGGTTTCCAACGTGTTGGCGACATGGCATGGATGGCGGGTGATCAGCAAGCACGTGGTTTCCTATTAGGTGCTACTGCTGGTCGTACAACGCTAAACGGTGAAGGTCTGCAGCACGAAGATGGCCACAGCCATGTTCAAGCTAACACGATTCCAAACTGTATCTCTTACGACCCAACATTCGCGTACGAGCTAGCGGTTATCATGCAAGACGGTATCCGTCGTATGTATGGCGAGCAAGAGAACGTGTTCTATTACTTGACGCTAATGAATGAAAACTACGCAATGCCTGCAATGCCAGAAGGCAGCGAAGAAGGTATCCGTAAGGGTATTTATAAGCTTGAGTCGTACAAAGGTAGCAACAAGGTTCAGTTAATGAGCTCTGGTACTATCATGAACGAAGTGCGTAAAGCTGCGCAAATTCTAAGTGAAGAGTACGACGTTGCATCAGATGTTTACTCTGTGACTTCATTCAACGAGCTAACTCGTGAAGGTCAAGATGTTGAGCGTTTCAACATGCTGCACCCAGAAGCAGAGCAAAAGACTGCGTACATTACTCAAGTAATGGGCACTGAACCTGCAATTGCTGCAACCGATTACATGAAGAACTATGCTGAACAAGTTCGTGCATTTATGCCTTCTGAATCATTCAAAGTGCTAGGTACAGACGGTTTTGGTCGTTCAGACAGCCGTGAAAATCTACGTCGTCACTTTGAAGTAAATGCTGGTTACGTTGTAGTAGCTGCACTAAACGAACTCGCAAAACGTGGCGATATTGAAAAGTCAGTGGTTGCAGCAGCAATTACTAAATTCAACATCGACGCTGACAAGACAAACCCGCTATACGCGTAA
- the pdhR gene encoding pyruvate dehydrogenase complex transcriptional repressor PdhR, producing MAYSKINQPKISDVIMGQLEQMILEGSIQPGQKLPPERELALQFEVSRPSLREAIQKLEAKGLLMRRQGGGTYVKEQLWQSLADPIVELMHSDSESQYDLLEFRHATEGMMAYFAALRGNDADMQNIKRTILEVESANLIEDQANAIVRFYRAVAEASHNVAMLHLVLSLSPVLHKNVAQNLELLSRREEASTTANDHRRALLAAIIRRDPEAAREASNEHLSYIEEVMLSVREEDSRLQRSLRRLKSGV from the coding sequence ATGGCTTATAGCAAAATAAACCAGCCAAAAATATCCGATGTCATTATGGGACAGTTGGAGCAGATGATTCTGGAAGGCAGTATTCAACCAGGACAAAAGCTACCACCTGAACGTGAACTGGCATTGCAATTTGAAGTTTCGCGCCCTTCTTTACGTGAAGCGATTCAAAAATTAGAAGCAAAGGGCTTGTTGATGCGTCGTCAAGGCGGCGGAACCTATGTAAAAGAGCAACTCTGGCAAAGTCTTGCCGACCCAATTGTTGAACTCATGCATTCAGATTCAGAAAGTCAGTACGACTTACTGGAGTTTCGTCATGCCACTGAAGGCATGATGGCGTATTTTGCAGCGCTTCGTGGTAACGACGCCGATATGCAAAATATTAAGCGTACGATTCTGGAAGTTGAGTCAGCTAATTTAATTGAAGATCAAGCTAATGCGATTGTGCGTTTTTACCGCGCAGTTGCCGAAGCGTCACACAATGTGGCTATGCTTCACCTTGTATTAAGTTTATCTCCAGTGCTGCATAAAAACGTGGCACAAAACTTAGAGCTTTTAAGCCGACGCGAAGAAGCCTCTACAACGGCTAATGATCACAGACGAGCGCTGCTTGCTGCAATTATTCGCCGCGACCCAGAAGCTGCACGCGAAGCCTCCAATGAACACTTAAGTTACATTGAAGAGGTGATGCTGTCAGTAAGGGAAGAAGACAGCCGATTGCAGCGTAGCCTGCGTCGTTTAAAGAGTGGTGTATAG
- the ampE gene encoding beta-lactamase regulator AmpE — MALFALLVAILVERLRLLPNSWQFDALLSKYNRSLISEQQPSFLIMTLAILLPAVLVYILSWLVSGVLWGAVSVALWVSIAVLCFSHNVQRTAFKRYIQAACRGDSQACFNYANELDSSLCLESVNEKELGEKVGQSVAWINYRYYGAIALYLIILGPVGTVLYCTVRFYSEQSRKHDSALPLVDNLLFVLDWIPSRVFSFGYVLSGHFRQAISAWLSHALNPQSSARDTITQVAVAAETLPESSSAPICLQSTIALLQLSKRNFILLITVLSLMTIFGVVS, encoded by the coding sequence ATGGCTTTGTTTGCGTTATTAGTCGCAATTTTAGTTGAGAGATTACGACTTTTGCCTAATTCTTGGCAGTTTGATGCCTTGTTATCAAAATATAACAGGTCGCTTATCAGTGAACAGCAGCCATCATTTTTGATAATGACATTAGCGATTCTACTGCCCGCAGTTCTTGTCTATATCTTGTCTTGGCTAGTGTCTGGCGTGTTATGGGGAGCTGTCAGTGTGGCGCTATGGGTGTCGATTGCCGTGCTTTGCTTTAGCCATAATGTACAAAGAACGGCCTTCAAGCGTTATATACAAGCGGCTTGCCGTGGTGACTCACAAGCCTGCTTTAATTATGCCAATGAGTTGGATTCTAGCCTCTGTTTAGAGTCAGTTAATGAGAAGGAACTGGGCGAAAAAGTAGGCCAAAGTGTCGCGTGGATCAATTATCGCTATTACGGTGCGATTGCACTTTATCTTATTATCCTAGGGCCTGTAGGCACAGTGCTTTATTGCACGGTACGTTTTTATAGTGAACAGAGCCGTAAGCATGATTCTGCTCTGCCTTTAGTTGATAACCTACTATTCGTACTTGATTGGATCCCAAGTCGAGTATTTTCATTTGGTTACGTGTTAAGTGGCCATTTCAGACAAGCCATTTCAGCCTGGTTGTCACATGCATTGAATCCTCAATCTTCGGCTCGTGACACGATTACTCAAGTCGCAGTTGCAGCAGAAACATTGCCCGAGTCATCATCGGCACCCATTTGTTTACAGTCGACTATCGCACTGCTGCAGTTGAGCAAGCGTAATTTTATCCTACTGATTACCGTACTTTCGTTGATGACAATATTTGGAGTGGTGAGTTAG
- the ampD gene encoding 1,6-anhydro-N-acetylmuramyl-L-alanine amidase AmpD, whose amino-acid sequence MSLTLVDGWVAQARCCQSPHFNARPLHEVSLLVIHNISLPAGCFGQPYIDQLFQGCLDIEADTSFKDLQGLEVSAHFLIRRDGELVQYVSCDDRAWHAGVSEFEGRSNCNDFALGIELEGTDALAYSEEQYLRLIELTRSLMVHYPDITLARITGHSDIAPGRKTDPGNGFDWQRYKAAL is encoded by the coding sequence TTGTCGCTGACTTTAGTCGATGGTTGGGTGGCGCAGGCGAGATGCTGCCAGTCACCACATTTTAATGCTAGGCCGCTTCATGAAGTGAGCTTGCTGGTGATCCACAATATTAGCCTGCCAGCAGGCTGTTTCGGTCAGCCTTATATTGATCAGTTATTTCAAGGTTGCCTCGATATTGAAGCCGATACTAGCTTTAAAGATTTACAAGGCTTAGAAGTGTCGGCGCACTTTCTAATAAGGCGCGACGGTGAGTTGGTGCAGTATGTCTCTTGTGATGATAGAGCTTGGCATGCCGGGGTATCTGAGTTTGAGGGCCGTAGCAATTGTAATGACTTTGCCCTTGGTATTGAGCTTGAAGGCACTGATGCTCTCGCTTATTCGGAGGAGCAGTATCTAAGGCTTATTGAGTTAACTAGGAGCCTAATGGTTCATTATCCAGATATAACACTTGCAAGAATTACTGGGCATAGTGATATCGCACCGGGACGCAAAACCGATCCGGGTAATGGCTTTGATTGGCAGCGTTATAAAGCTGCATTGTAA
- the lpdA gene encoding dihydrolipoyl dehydrogenase has protein sequence MSNEIKTQVVVLGAGPAGYSAAFRAADLGLETVIVERFSTLGGVCLNVGCIPSKALLHVSKVIEEAKAVSNHGVVFGEPQIDLDKLREYKQSVIGQLTNGLGGMSKMRKVNVVNGLGKFTGPNTLEVQGEDGVKVVHFEQAIIAAGSRPIQLPFIPHEDPRVWDSTDALELKEVPGKLLVMGGGIIGLEMGTVYSSLGSEIDVVEMFDQVIPAADKDVVRVYTKKIKKKFNLMLETKVTAVEAKEDGIYVTMEGKKAPAEPVRYDAVLVAIGRVPNGKGLDAEKAGVNVDERGFINVDKQMRTNVPNIYAIGDIVGQPMLAHKGVHEGHVAAEVISGLKHYFDPKVIPSIAYTDPEVAWVGLTEKEAKEQGVAYETATFPWAASGRAIASDCADGMTKLIFDKETHRVIGGAIVGVNGGELLGEIGLAIEMGCDAEDLALTIHAHPTLHESVGLAAEIYEGSITDLPNPKAKKKK, from the coding sequence ATGAGTAACGAAATTAAAACTCAGGTAGTTGTACTAGGCGCTGGCCCTGCTGGCTACTCCGCTGCATTCCGTGCTGCAGATTTAGGTCTAGAGACTGTTATCGTTGAACGTTTCAGCACATTAGGCGGCGTATGTCTTAACGTCGGTTGTATCCCTTCTAAAGCTTTGCTTCATGTTTCTAAAGTGATCGAAGAAGCTAAAGCGGTTTCGAACCACGGTGTTGTTTTTGGTGAGCCACAGATTGATCTTGATAAGCTACGTGAATACAAGCAATCGGTAATTGGCCAGTTAACTAACGGTTTAGGCGGCATGTCTAAGATGCGTAAAGTTAACGTAGTTAACGGTCTTGGTAAGTTCACAGGCCCTAACACGCTAGAAGTACAAGGTGAAGATGGCGTTAAAGTTGTTCATTTTGAACAAGCGATTATTGCTGCGGGTTCGCGCCCAATTCAATTGCCATTTATTCCTCATGAAGATCCACGTGTATGGGATTCAACTGATGCGCTAGAGCTTAAAGAAGTTCCAGGCAAGCTACTTGTTATGGGCGGCGGCATCATCGGCCTAGAAATGGGTACTGTGTACTCTTCACTAGGTAGTGAGATTGACGTAGTTGAGATGTTCGACCAAGTTATCCCTGCTGCTGACAAAGACGTTGTTCGCGTTTACACCAAGAAGATCAAGAAGAAGTTCAACTTGATGCTTGAAACCAAGGTGACAGCCGTTGAAGCCAAAGAAGATGGCATCTACGTGACGATGGAAGGCAAGAAAGCACCTGCTGAGCCTGTTCGTTATGACGCAGTATTGGTTGCTATCGGCCGTGTTCCAAACGGTAAAGGTCTAGACGCAGAGAAAGCAGGCGTTAATGTTGATGAGCGTGGCTTTATCAATGTTGATAAGCAGATGCGTACTAACGTACCAAACATCTACGCTATCGGTGACATCGTTGGTCAACCAATGTTGGCACACAAAGGTGTGCATGAAGGTCACGTTGCTGCAGAAGTGATTTCTGGTCTTAAGCATTACTTCGACCCTAAAGTTATCCCATCAATTGCGTACACAGACCCAGAAGTCGCTTGGGTTGGTCTAACTGAGAAAGAAGCTAAAGAGCAAGGTGTTGCTTACGAAACTGCGACTTTCCCATGGGCTGCAAGTGGCCGTGCAATTGCATCAGATTGTGCTGACGGCATGACTAAGCTTATTTTCGACAAAGAGACTCACCGTGTAATTGGTGGTGCTATTGTTGGTGTTAATGGTGGCGAGCTTCTAGGTGAAATTGGCCTAGCAATTGAAATGGGTTGTGATGCTGAAGATTTAGCGTTAACTATCCATGCTCACCCAACTCTACATGAGTCTGTAGGCCTAGCGGCTGAGATTTATGAAGGTTCAATTACTGATTTGCCAAACCCAAAGGCAAAGAAGAAAAAGTAA